A genome region from Nicotiana tabacum cultivar K326 chromosome 13, ASM71507v2, whole genome shotgun sequence includes the following:
- the LOC107809707 gene encoding uncharacterized protein LOC107809707 yields the protein MTTYRPQASGHVKVSNLVIKSILSKTVNTNRADWSKRLDDALWAYRMDYKTPIRMSPCRLVFRKACHLPVKLEHKAMWALKKLNLDWDEAVNLRVTHLNELDEFRYHTCESLSLYKEKMKCLHDKYICNKELKACDLVLLFNSRLRMFPGKLKSKWSDLFEIVGVTPFNALDLKNKKNEIFRVNGHQVKHYLGNVGESHVAAVIYFT from the coding sequence ATGACTACCTATCGGCCACAAGCTAGTGGTCATGTGAAAGTCTCCAACCTGGtgattaagagtatcttgtctaaaaccgTGAATACAAACCGGGCAGATTGGTCCAAGAggcttgatgatgcactatgggcatATCGGATGGATTATAAAACGCCTATCAGGATGTCTCCATGCCGGTTAGTGTTcaggaaagcttgtcatcttccggtgaaACTAGAGCACAAAGCAATGTGGGCCTtgaagaaattgaatcttgattgggatgaaGCTGTTAACTTGCGGGTTACACACTTGAATGAACTGGATGAGTTCCGATATCATACTTGTGAGAGTTTGTCCTTGtataaagaaaagatgaaatgtCTTCATGACAAGTACATTTGTAACAAAGAGCTCAAGGCCTGTGATCTAGtgttgttgtttaactcaaggttgaggatgtttcctgGGAAACTTAAGTCCAAGTGGAGTGATCTATTTGAAATTGTTGGTGTGACACCCTTCAATGCATTGGATTTGAAGAACAAAAAGAATGAAATAtttcgagtcaatggtcaccaggtgaagcactacttgggaaacgTTGGAGAGAGTCATGTGGCGGCGGTTATTTATTTCACATGA